A single window of Salvia splendens isolate huo1 chromosome 6, SspV2, whole genome shotgun sequence DNA harbors:
- the LOC121809024 gene encoding uncharacterized protein LOC121809024, whose product MSYVPSCDGGVFIVYGYGGTGKTFIWKSLSAEIRSKGDIVLNVAFSGIASLLLPCGRTAHTRFKIHINVNEVSCAIFNKSTERHSLDSDRVLNSDGTSYGFVEIHFVEFLNNLKCSGTSNHPLLLKVGTRDVIEKM is encoded by the exons ATGTCATATGTGCCTTCATGTGATGGTGGTGTATTTATTGTTTATGGTTATGGTGGTACTGGTAAAACTTTCATATGGAAGTCGTTGTCAGCTGAGATTCGTTCGAAGGGTGATATTGTTTTAAATGTGGCTTTCAGTGGTATAGCTTCTTTATTGTTGCCTTGTGGTAGAACTGCACATACTCGgtttaaaattcatatcaatgtGAATGAAGTTTCGTGTGCAATATTCAACAAG TCTACCGAGAGACATTCTTTGGACTCTGATAGAGTATTGAACTCTGATGGAACATCCTATGGTTTCGTTGAAATACATTTTGTTGAATTTCTGAATAATTTGAAGTGTTCAGGTACTTCTAATCATCCATTGTTGTTAAAAGTTGGTACACGTGATGTTATTGAGAAAATGTAG